TATATGTGAAAGAGCCTAAACATAAAGTTGAAGAAATAAAAAGTTTAGAAGATAAAGAACATGATGAATTTTCTAAAGTATCTACATTAAAAATATTGTATAAACTTCCTATCTTAATTCTATTTCCAGTAATGATGCTTTTATATCAATTTTCATATTCACAATGGGGATTTTCTCTACCTTTACAAATGGGAGAGTTATTTGGAGCGGATGGAGCTAGATTATATGGATTACTAGGAACAGCCAATGGAATAACTGTAATTGCATTAACTCCTATTTTAACTAATTTAACTAAAAAATTTAACTCTTTAAATGTAATAAGTATAGGTGGAACTTTATATGGACTATGTTTTTTAGTTATAGCATTTGCAGATAAAATGATTTTATTTTTTATAGCAGTAATATTGTTAACTATAGGTGAAGTTTTAATAGCTATAAATAGTTCAGCTTTTATAGCTAACAATACACCAGCTTCACATAGGGGAAGAATTAGCTCATTTATTCCTATGATTTCTGGAGCAGGATATGCTTTAGGACCTATGATAATGGGGAAAATTATAGATTTAAATGGAATATTTATAGCATGGATAATAGTTACGTGTGTAGCATTTATAGGTTCAATAGGTATATTATTATTAAAAAAGATGAGTTTAAAGGAGCTTAGATATAATAGTTGTAGTGCATTTGAACGAAAATAATGAAATAAAAAAGCTATTTAAAAATTTAATGATTTTTATAGCTTTTTTTATTGTTTAAATAATATTCTAATCATTAAATTATATAATAATGTAAAAATTTTACAATAGTGAGAAAAGAGTGTATATTATAATTATATAAGCTAACATACATTTAAATCATCAAGGAGGAGTATATGTGTTTAAAGTAGTTATTTGTGAGGACTGCGAAAATTCGAGGGAGTTAATAAAGGAAACTTTAAAAGAAATTCAAAATAATAATAAATATACAATTAAAACTATAGAGTTTGAAAATGGGGAAGAACTAGTTAATAACTATCCAGAAAACATAGATATATTTATGCTGGATATAGAAATGGGTAAGCTATCAGGTATGGATGTAGCTAGAGAAATAAGAAAAAGGGACAACAATACACAAATTATATTTACAACTGGAAATCCATCTTACCTACAAGAAGGATATGAAGTTCGTGCATACAGGTATTTAATAAAGCCATTTAGTGTTGATGAATTAAAGCAACACGTATTAGCGTGTATAAATGACATAAAAATCAAAAAATCAAAAAATATAGTTGTACAAGAAAAAAATAATATTTATAAAATACCTATAGATGAAATACTTTATATTGAAGTTTATAAGAAAGATATAACTATACACACAAAAAATAGTGAATATCAAGTTAAAATGAGTATTACTAATATCGAAAAAGAGTTGATACAGTATAATTTTTTTAGATGTCATAGAAGTTATCTAGTTAATTTAAAAAAAGTAGATTCTTTAAAGGGAAATATAATAATTATAAAAAATCTAGAAATACCCGTTAGCAGATATAGGTTAAATGAATTTAAATGTAGGCTAGCAAAATCTTTAGGAGAAATTCTATGTTAGAGAGTAAAATTTTTTGGATTATATTTTTAATTGTAACAACAATCATTGATTGGTTTGTATTAAAAATAATTTTAGATGAAATATTAGAAAAAAGGAAAAGTAATTTATTTATTAATATAGG
Above is a genomic segment from Romboutsia lituseburensis containing:
- a CDS encoding MDR family MFS transporter, which gives rise to MKNFFSSYKGLPREIYILFIGKIVNCIGSFVHPLMSLILTQRIGMSAFEAGQFVTILAICQVPCMIIGGKLSDSFGRRKVIIVFQLLGASMLIVCGIMPTSILTAQIMILSSCFYAFSTPAYDALNADLTNEENRKEAYSLLYMGVNIGFSIGPILGGLLYKDYLNIIFIGDAITTVIALGLFILYVKEPKHKVEEIKSLEDKEHDEFSKVSTLKILYKLPILILFPVMMLLYQFSYSQWGFSLPLQMGELFGADGARLYGLLGTANGITVIALTPILTNLTKKFNSLNVISIGGTLYGLCFLVIAFADKMILFFIAVILLTIGEVLIAINSSAFIANNTPASHRGRISSFIPMISGAGYALGPMIMGKIIDLNGIFIAWIIVTCVAFIGSIGILLLKKMSLKELRYNSCSAFERK
- a CDS encoding LytR/AlgR family response regulator transcription factor, translated to MFKVVICEDCENSRELIKETLKEIQNNNKYTIKTIEFENGEELVNNYPENIDIFMLDIEMGKLSGMDVAREIRKRDNNTQIIFTTGNPSYLQEGYEVRAYRYLIKPFSVDELKQHVLACINDIKIKKSKNIVVQEKNNIYKIPIDEILYIEVYKKDITIHTKNSEYQVKMSITNIEKELIQYNFFRCHRSYLVNLKKVDSLKGNIIIIKNLEIPVSRYRLNEFKCRLAKSLGEILC